From a single Pieris rapae chromosome 17, ilPieRapa1.1, whole genome shotgun sequence genomic region:
- the LOC111003795 gene encoding uncharacterized protein LOC111003795, whose translation MGEVRTCVILLFVLMHVIHAQSYFDSFICDFLCGDDDMFGLCEDCSSEESSESTSTKKPTSSEPLTPTQNISIKIPASEGTSLDILNWNGLWSVSVDAQSKPSASSAPPAEASTTPKSTAASESTTGASTTAAARR comes from the exons ATGGGCGAGGTACGGACGTGCGTGATCTTATTATTCGTTCTAATGCATGTTATTCATGCGCAA tCATATTTTGATTCGTTCATATGTGACTTCTTATGTGGTGACGATGACATGTTCGGCTTATGTGAAGATTGTTCATCCGAAGAATCCTCCGAATCCACATCAACCAAGAAACCTACAAGTTCCGAGCCTTTAACTCCTacgcaaaatatttctataaaaatac CCGCATCTGAAGGAACATCTTTAGACATTTTGAACTGGAACGGTCTATGGTCTGTGAGCGTGGATGCCCAGAGTAAACCATCTGCCTCTTCTGCTCCCCCTGCAGAAGCTTCCACGACCCCAAAGTCCACTGCTGCATCAGAATCTACCACTGGAGCATCTACAACTGCTGCGGCTAGACGATAG